A single Drechmeria coniospora strain ARSEF 6962 chromosome 03, whole genome shotgun sequence DNA region contains:
- a CDS encoding short chain dehydrogenase/reductase: MASSYDSKSLFDVKDLVAVITGGGSGLGKIIAHALVANGAKAVYVLGRRQESLDATKESSARPQAVHPIVCDVTSKDSLQSAAGRVRDEVGYVNVLFANSGVITADVPVKDVDSLTVKSFQERLWAPSMEEFTRSAQVNVTGAFYTAVAFLDLLDEGNKRKVVPQSSQVIITSSAAGFARRPFAGFAYGTSKAAATHLAKQLGTVLSAFKIRVNTIAPGFYPSEMTDAMPFMKQTDVSKEGSLPRSFVPMERSGTAEDMAGAALFLVSRAGAYIAGNVLLTDGGRLGVVEASY; the protein is encoded by the coding sequence atggcTTCCTCGTATGATTCCAAGTCGCTCTTCGACGTCaaggacctcgtcgccgtcatcaccgGCGGAGGTTCTGGCTTGGGAAAGATCATCGCCCACGCTCTGGTGGCCAACGGCGCCAAGGCCGTCTACGTGCTGGGAAGGCGGCAAGAGTCGCTCGACGCAACCAAAGAATCCTCGGCCAGGCCGCAGGCCGTCCACCCCATCGTCTGCGACGTCACCTCCAAGGACTCCCTGcagtcggccgccggccgcgtgcgggacgaggtcggctACGTCAACGTCCTCTTCGCCAACAGCGGCGTCATCACGGCCGATGTGCCCGTCAAGGACGTCGACAGCTTGACCGTCAAGAGCTTCCAGGAGAGGCTCTGGGCGCCTTCGATGGAGGAGTTTACGAGGTCGGCTCAGGTCAACGTCACCGGCGCCTTCtacaccgccgtcgcctttcTGGATCTCCTCGACGAAGGAAACAAGCGCAAGGTGGTGCCGCAGAGCTCGCAGGTCATCatcacctcgtcggccgccggcttcgcgCGCCGTCCGTTCGCCGGCTTCGCCTACGGCAcgagcaaggcggcggcgacgcaccTCGCGAAGCAGCTCGGGACCGTCCTTTCGGCCTTTAAGATCCGCGTCAACACGATTGCTCCGGGCTTCTACCCGAGCGAGATGACGGATGCGATGCCGTTCATGAAGCAGACCGACGTGAGCAAGGAGGGGAGTCTCCCGAGGTCTTTTGTGCCCATGGAGCGATCGGGTACGGCAGAAGacatggccggcgccgctctGTTTCTCGTGAGCCGCGCGGGAGCGTACATTGCCGGAAACGTGCTGCTgacggacggcggccgtctcggTGTCGTCGAAGCCTCGTACTGA